The DNA window ACCCCGGGTGGGCAGATGAACGAACGCAACCCAGCTCAAAGGACGGGAAGTTGGCGGGGGAGGTGAGGATAgtgtcgttttttttttttttttgagacgacttttttttgagacggagtcgcactctgtcgcccacgttagagtgcagtgttgcgatctcggctcactgcaacctccgcctcccgggttcaagcgattctcctgcctcagcctcccgagtagctgggactacaggcccccgccaccacacccggctaattttttgtatttttagtagagacagggtttcaccatgttggccaggacggtcttgacctcctgacttcgtgatccacctgcctcggcctcccaaagtgttgggattacaggcgtgagccaccccgcccggccaagGATAGTGTCGTTCATGTCTTAATTCCCTTCCCTTCAGGCTACGACTGGCAAAGATGAGGGAAGCTGAAGCGGCCCAGGGGCAGGCAGGTAAAGAAtacacccaccccaccccctagGCCCAACACCTGAACTCTGGGCTTCTGGTCCACGGTGACCTCTCTCCCTAGTGCCCAAATGCATTCATTCCGTTATTTAACAAACGCGTATTGGGCGCATGCGACGTGCCAGGCCCTGGCAAGGCATGGGCGCTGGCGCGGTGCTCGCGGCGCGCACGTTCCCATCCAGGCTCGGAGCTCGAGGTCCCCAGGCGGGCCCCAAACGCGGGATCCTGCCCTTCTGCACTGGGGCCCAGCCGCCTCCCggcctttcctccctcccctagGAGATGAGACGTATATTGACATCTTCCGCGACTTCTCCCTCATGGCGTCAGACGACCCGGAGAAGCTGAGCCGGCGCAGCCACGACCTCCACACGCTGTGACCCCAGGCCCTAAGGGTCTgcgcctccctcccctccccgtcACCGGGCCCTCTGCCATTAAAGCTTCCgtgcttccctcttcccttctggTTCACTTCTTGGGCGCCACCTTTGGACCCGTAGGGTGTTGGGTGCTGAGGCTCCCGGGGTGCGGGGAGCGGCTGGCGGTTTGCGACCTCGAGTCCAGCAAGGGACGACTCCAGGGAGCGAGGCGGCAGCTTCGGCCGCGACCCGAGCGCCAGGCGTTGCGGGGTGGGGGCTCTTGGGCTGGGGCGACGTGGCCAGCCCAGTCCTGCCGAGGGGTGGGGCCGGCCCTGGGGCTCTCtggccccgccgccgccgcggaGAGAGCGCGCTCGGGCCACCCCGGCTGGAAGGCATCCCCGGAATGCGGCGGCTCAGCACCCGCCCCCTCGGGAATTCCCCGGGGGAGCCGCTGGGAGGGACGCTGCTCCCGGGCCGGGCCGGCCGGGCCTCGGGCTCTGAGCGGTGGGGCTAGAGGCTCCAGCCCCGCCGAGTTGCAGACGTGAGGTCGAGCACACCTGTAGGGGCGGCGGGGAGGTCGCGGCCACATCCGGGGCGACGTGCCTGAGTCACCCCGTCCCGCCAGCGTCTGCCAGTCCAGCCAGTCCGCCCAGTCTCTCGCGTCCGAGACTCGCCTCCAGCCTCCCGCCTCCGCCAGAGCAGCGCGAGCCTcccgggggcgggggcggggcgccAAGGGGCGGGGCTGTCTCTTAAAGGGCCCCGGGCCGCTGCCCTTAGGCCACTTCCTGGGGGCGGAGAGGGCCTCAGCGGCTGCGGCGACACCCAGGAAAGGCGGCGCGGCCGGGTCCCGAGACTCCTGGCTGTTTCCATCAGAGCCCTCGGACACTCCCAGCCCGGGCTGAGCACACGCATCGTCGCTCCCCGGCGGATATAAGGGGGCTCCGCCATCAGCTCCCGTCAGTTCCCTATCCATCTCCTGTGACCCGCGCCGGCAGCCAGGCCTCTGAGTGGCCCCAGAGCCCTGGGGAACTCGTCCACGGCGGCAGCGATCTGCCCGGGGTCTCGGAAGCCAGCTCTTCGGAGTCGGCCCTGTGCTCGCCACCGTCATCTGCTGGTTGGATTCCGGAAACCCACTGTCTGAAGATCACAGAGGGGTGTCGCTGACCACCTCAAATCGGATACGTCCAAACCTCaagctcccttcccctctctggctGCCCTCTGCTCTTTCAATCTCTTCTCTCAACCCTTTGGGGATTTCTGTGTCCTGAGACGACCTCCCCATCCACTACCAAAGTAGCTGGGGTGAGCCCCAAACCTTACTGCGTGTGCTCCACCTGTGCCTCCAACCCAGCGAATCTGACAGCTTCGACCCAATTCTGCACACACCCAGGAAGttgtgccttttcttttctttcggtGTCTCCTGTGCTTCCCAAAATTTCTCCTCCTCCTGTGCCCTCTTCGCCCCCCTCCTTTGGGGGCCCCGTGACCCTGAATGTGGGGGGCACGCTATATTCCACCACTTTGGAGACCCTGACCCGCTTCCCAGACTCCATGCTGGGGGCCATGTTTAGGGCCGGCACCCCCATGCCTCCTAACCTCAATCCGCAAGGAGGCGGCCACTACTTCATCGACCGGGATGGCAAGGCCTTCCGGCACATCCTCAATTTCCTGAGGCTGGGCCGCCTGGACCTCCCCCGCGGGTACGGAGAGACAGCGCTGCTCAGGGCAGAGGCTGACTTCTACCAGATCCGGCCCCTCCTGGACGCGCTGCGGGAACTGGAGGCCTCTCGGGGGACCCCCGCACCCACAGCTGCCCTGCTCCACGCAGATGTCGATGCCAGCCCCCGCCTGGTGCACTTCTCTGCTCGCCGGGGACCCCATCACTATGAGCTGAGCTCCGCCCAGGTGGACACCTTCCGAGCCAACCTCTTCTGCACCGACCCGGAGTGTCTAGGTGCTTTGCGGGCCCGATTTGGTGTGGCCAGTGGGGATAGGGCAGATGGGAGCCCACATTTTCATCTGGAGTGGGCCCCACGCCCTGTGGAACTCCCCGAGGTGGAGTATGGGAGACTGGGGCTGCAGCC is part of the Chlorocebus sabaeus isolate Y175 chromosome 16, mChlSab1.0.hap1, whole genome shotgun sequence genome and encodes:
- the KCTD11 gene encoding BTB/POZ domain-containing protein KCTD11, which gives rise to MLGAMFRAGTPMPPNLNPQGGGHYFIDRDGKAFRHILNFLRLGRLDLPRGYGETALLRAEADFYQIRPLLDALRELEASRGTPAPTAALLHADVDASPRLVHFSARRGPHHYELSSAQVDTFRANLFCTDPECLGALRARFGVASGDRADGSPHFHLEWAPRPVELPEVEYGRLGLQPLWTGGPGARREVVGTPSFLEEVLRVALEHGFRLDSVFPDPEDLLNSRSLRFVRH